A window of Saccharomyces paradoxus chromosome XI, complete sequence contains these coding sequences:
- the PAU16 gene encoding seripauperin PAU16 (similar to YOL161C), producing the protein MVKLTSIAAGVAAIAAGASATTTLAQSDERVNLVELGVYVSDIRAHLAQYYMFQAAHPTETYPVEVAEAVFNYGDFTTMLTGISPDQVTRMITGVPWYSTRLKPAISKALSKDGIYTIAN; encoded by the coding sequence atgGTCAAATTAACTTCAATCGCTGCTGGTGTCGCCGCCATCGCTGCTGGCGCCTCCGCAACCACCACTCTAGCTCAATCTGACGAAAGAGTCAACCTGGTTGAATTGGGTGTCTACGTCTCTGATATCAGAGCTCACTTGGCCCAATACTACATGTTCCAAGCCGCCCACCCAACTGAAACCTACCCAGTTGAAGTTGCTGAAGCCGTTTTCAACTACGGTGACTTCACCACCATGTTGACTGGTATTTCCCCAGACCAAGTCACCAGAATGATCACCGGTGTCCCATGGTACTCCACCAGATTAAAGCCAGCTATCTCCAAGGCTCTATCCAAAGATGGTATCTACACTATCGCAAACTAG
- a CDS encoding uncharacterized protein (similar to YKL222C), producing the protein MKNTELKQKDNLGKQSRRKPAKSCHFCRVRKLKCDRARPLCGSCYSRNRKQCDYKENTSAKEDQLRAKYRRCSKLEMARRIEELESQLTKQSEPDIHEGQNPLYNMRYLSSKHNRHILYGPTSYRAILATQTDTFAKYREEIWKVLKLSRNNWKKEHHYSTLSEISSIETAPPQAGSPSVIEHLCESLPTYEVLRQHLADFFASDFYDSYQIVRKEKVLKDLNDCFVKGPRNQKTGQHTVIALNLDSKKNYYKVGVMTAIMCLASHPKEVPEAIEVFHKVLTSFVSAKVFYIERVEFLFLRYLYVNVAGLDGGDQSHCIFIHGLTIDTAIHMGLNEDLRRLFRDENHPIEEIPYLERLWLWILFTDVKISLSTGIPVRINDDFVNKVRLENYSSSGDILLYKTTLKLRNIMKQIHARETSPDIPLIIEDLKKFTMKMFKPLPFYLNTSNLVGNEFTELQLWHTTLHMIGSLSNLYTLTHKDLNPRIFNFSVLAPLNSLHLCFKVLEGYFELDDNKVSSNSSCFLKKWPHLNNALFLVYVDAFRALIQIYTIFLQYMENKDIQFFIQRNTSTLTQPTCPGDFEGPYNSCISLKIAFKEMENIFDHVHQEKLKPLTQIWQNSYYFSIIISMEKIGRSAFGKVMKRIDEGPKTEKDAAENNLTTILNDLEGPSIDFSGNFIDNILGSSSDFFDTAISGWSNFEDFFS; encoded by the coding sequence atgaagaatacGGAACTTAAACAGAAAGACAATTTGGGTAAGCAGAGTAGAAGAAAGCCTGCAAAGTCTTGCCACTTTTGTAGAGTAAGAAAGCTGAAGTGCGATAGGGCAAGACCGTTATGTGGAAGTTGTTATTCTAGAAATCGAAAGCAATGTGactataaagaaaatacttCCGCCAAGGAGGACCAACTCAGGGCAAAATACAGGAGGTGTTCAAAATTGGAGATGGCTCGTCGTATTGAAGAACTTGAATCTCAGCTAACAAAACAATCTGAGCCCGACATTCATGAAGGACAAAATCCTCTTTACAACATGAGATACCTATCTTCAAAGCACAATAGGCACATTCTTTATGGACCAACGTCGTATCGAGCAATATTAGCAACTCAAACAGACACTTTTGCCAAATATAGAGAGGAGATATGGAAAGTTTTAAAACTCAGTCGTAACaactggaaaaaagaacatcATTACTCGACACTTTCAGAGATAAGTTCCATTGAGACTGCCCCACCTCAAGCAGGTTCACCCAGTGTTATTGAACACTTATGCGAATCACTTCCAACTTATGAAGTTTTGCGTCAACATTTAgctgatttttttgctaGCGATTTTTACGACAGTTACCAAATTGTTcgtaaagaaaaagtacTAAAGGACCTGAACGATTGCTTTGTTAAAGGCccaagaaatcaaaaaactGGCCAGCATACAGTAATTGCCCTTAATCTAGAcagtaaaaaaaactattacAAAGTGGGCGTAATGACAGCCATTATGTGCTTAGCATCCCATCCAAAAGAAGTGCCAGAGGCTATTGAAGTCTTTCATAAAGTTTTAACGTCTTTTGTTTCGGCCAAAGTCTTTTATATTGAGCGTGTggaatttttatttttacgTTACCTGTACGTAAATGTGGCGGGTCTCGACGGAGGTGATCAATCGCATTGCATATTTATTCATGGGCTGACAATTGACACAGCTATCCATATGGGTCTTAATGAAGATCTTCGTCGTTTGTTCAGGGATGAAAATCACCCAATAGAGGAAATACCTTATTTGGAGAGGTTGTGGTTATGGATATTATTCACAGACGTTAAAATTTCACTTTCTACAGGAATTCCGGTCAGGATCAACGATGATTTTGTAAACAAGGTACGCCTAGAAAACTATTCTTCATCGGGGGACATCCTTCTCTATAAAACAACATTAAAACTAAGGAATATTATGAAACAAATTCATGCTCGTGAAACATCGCCTGACATCCCACTCATCATCGAGgacttaaaaaaattcaccaTGAAAATGTTTAAGCCATTGCCTTTTTACTTAAATACATCCAATTTAGTTGGTAATGAGTTTACAGAACTCCAGTTATGGCATACAACCCTTCATATGATAGGAAGTTTATCCAATCTTTATACTTTGACACATAAAGATCTCAATCCCAGaatattcaatttcagtGTCCTTGCTCCACTGAATTCACTGCATTTGTGCTTTAAAGTCCTTGAAGGCTATTTTGAATTAGATGATAATAAGGTATCTTCCAACTCATCTTGCttcttaaaaaaatggcCCCATTTGAACAATGCGTTGTTTCTTGTTTATGTGGACGCTTTCAGAGCACTAATTCAAATTTACACTATATTTTTACAGTAtatggaaaataaagatatccaatttttcatacaGAGAAACACATCCACGCTAACTCAGCCTACATGTCCTGGTGATTTTGAGGGTCCATACAATAGCTGTATTTCACTAAAAATTGCatttaaagaaatggaaaacatATTTGACCATGTTCACcaagaaaagttgaaaCCCCTAACCCAAATTTGGCAGAACTCCTATTACTTTTCTATTATCATatcaatggaaaaaatagGGAGAAGTGCTTTTGGCAAAGTGATGAAACGTATTGATGAAGGGCccaaaacagaaaaagacGCAGCTGAAAACAATTTAACGACTATATTAAATGATTTAGAGGGGCCTTCAATAGATTTCTCCGGAAATTTCATCGATAATATATTAGGATCTTCGAGTGACTTTTTTGATACAGCTATTTCCGGGTGGAGTAATTTTGAAGACTTCTTTTCCTGA
- the MCH2 gene encoding Mch2p (Protein with similarity to mammalian monocarboxylate permeases~similar to YKL221W) → MSEEQNGDRHNDIETKLDLIGKDDIDGNISTSIDVPDGGYGWFILLAFILYNFSTWGANSGYAIYLAHYLEDNTFAGGGKLDYASIGGLAFSCGLFFAPVITWLYHIFPIQLIIGLGILFQGAALLLAAFSVTLWEIYLTQGVLIAFGLAFIFIPSVTLIPLWFRNKRALASGIGTAGSGLGGIVFNLGMQSILEKRGVKWALIAQCIICTSLSTIALMLTRTRHQGLCQHKKSYKFELLDHDVLSNFAVWLLFGFVSFAMLGYVVLLYSLSDFTVSLGYTSKQGSYVSCMVSVGSLIGRPIVGHIADKYGPLTVGMILHLVMAILCWAMWIPCRNLATAIAFGLLVGSIMGTIWPTIASIIARIVGLQKLAAAFGITWIFIAAFALVAPIIGLELRAVNTNGNDYYRTAIFVGFAYFGASLCQWLLRAFIIARDEIAVRGGYSADQNELHLNVKMTQMSKCLFRYKQLPRKV, encoded by the coding sequence ATGTCCGAAGAACAAAATGGGGATCGTCACAACGATATCGAAACTAAATTGGATTTAATCGGTAAAGACGATATTGACGGGaatatttcaacttctATTGACGTGCCTGATGGAGGATATGGATGGTTTATTCTTCTGGCTTTTATTCTGTACAACTTTTCTACTTGGGGGGCAAACTCTGGTTATGCTATTTATTTAGCACATTACTTAGAAGATAATACTTTTGCTGGTGGTGGTAAATTAGACTATGCTTCTATAGGTGGGCTAGCATTCAGTTGTgggcttttttttgcccCAGTTATAACATGGCTTTATCATATATTTCCGATTCAACTCATTATAGGCTTAGGAATACTGTTCCAAGGAGCGGCGCTTCTTCTAGCAGCCTTTTCTGTGACGCTGTGGGAAATATATCTCACACAAGGTGTTTTGATCGCATTTGGTTTagcatttatttttatacCCAGTGTCACACTCATCCCGCTATGGttcagaaacaaaagagcTTTAGCCTCTGGCATAGGAACTGCCGGAAGTGGGTTGGGCGGCATTGTCTTTAACTTAGGAATGCAAAGTATTCTAGAAAAGAGGGGTGTTAAATGGGCGCTCATTGCCCAGTGTATAATATGCACATCACTGAGTACTATCGCGCTTATGTTGACCAGAACGAGACATCAAGGTTTATGTCAGCATAAAAAATCTTACAAGTTTGAATTGCTAGATCACGATGTGCTTTCAAACTTTGCGGTCTGGCTACTTTTTGGATTTGTATCATTTGCTATGTTAGGATATGTTGTCCTTTTGTATTCCTTGTCTGATTTTACCGTTAGTTTAGGTTATACCAGCAAGCAAGGCTCATACGTATCATGTATGGTGAGCGTCGGATCTTTGATAGGACGACCAATAGTGGGCCATATTGCTGATAAATATGGACCACTAACGGTTGGTATGATATTGCACCTTGTCATGGCTATCCTTTGTTGGGCCATGTGGATACCTTGTAGGAATTTGGCTACTGCGATAGCTTTTGGGTTATTGGTTGGTTCTATTATGGGAACGATTTGGCCAACAATTGCCTCAATTATTGCACGCATTGTTGGTCTTCAGAAGCTTGCAGCTGCTTTTGGCATTACCTGGATTTTTATTGCAGCTTTTGCCTTGGTTGCTCCCATAATTGGTCTGGAACTTCGTGCAGTCAATACGAATGGAAACGATTATTATCGTACAGCAATATTCGTGGGTTTTGCATACTTCGGTGCTAGTCTGTGCCAGTGGCTATTGAGAGCATTTATAATAGCTCGGGATGAGATTGCTGTGCGTGGGGGTTATTCAGCTGACCAAAATGAATTACACTTAAACGTTAAGATGACACAAATGAGTAAATGTCTTTTTCGTTACAAGCAATTACCTAGGAAAGTTTAA
- the FRE2 gene encoding ferric/cupric-chelate reductase (Ferric reductase and cupric reductase~similar to YKL220C): MHWTSLLSAILLFCLSGARASPAKTVIRNKVPLLVTNACTRIFQKVTWEYTSKSKRSSPVCSYKPAFQSMLNCIYETLDEKGYSNKTLEKTFGTIKKSCASYTDALQNMTNSEFYDALNNGTSHMVPYVKGSANLTYPVEMDAQLRKAYYHAWHGFYANLDVGNIYGGIICAYFVAIMISAGILHYMNYTPFKTVLFKQKIVRYARGYLTLPTIGRKHASDFSYLKIFTGYLPTRFEGVIILGYLVLHTVFLAYGYEYDPENIIFMSRRVQVARYVADRSGVLAFAHFPLIVLFAGRNNFLEYISGIKYTSFIMFHKWLGRMMFLDAMIHGAAYTSYTVAYKTWATSKHRLYWQFGVAALCLAATMVFFSFAVFRKYFYEAFLFLHIVLGALFFYACWEHVVGLSGIEWIYTAIAIWIVDRLIRLFKVSHFGFPKASLQLFGDDLIRLTVKKPARLWRAKPGQYVFVSFLHPLYFWQSHPFTVLDSVTKSGELVIILKEKKGVTRLVKKYVCCNEGKASMRLAVEGPYGSSSPVNHYDNVLLLTGGTGLPGPIAHAIKLGKTSAAAGKQSVKLVIAVRGFDVLEAYKQELICLKDLNVQLHIYNTMQVPLLTSNDSLDITQQDEKADEKGIVVATTLEKSPNPFEFDGAVFHHGRPNVKELLHEAAELSGSLSVVCCGPPVLVDKVRNETAKIVLEKSSKAIEYFEEYQCW; this comes from the coding sequence ATGCATTGGACGTCACTCTTGAGTGCTATTCTGCTTTTTTGCCTATCAGGAGCAAGAGCTTCGCCTGCAAAGACAGTTATCCGTAACAAGGTGCCCTTGCTTGTCACTAATGCGTGCACGAggatatttcaaaaagttaCTTGGGAGTATACCAGCAAGTCTAAGCGTTCCTCGCCTGTATGTTCTTACAAACCAGCGTTTCAATCAATGTTAAATTGTATCTATGAAACATTAGATGAAAAAGGTTACTCGAACAAGACCTTAGAAAAAACATTTGGTACCATCAAAAAAAGCTGTGCAAGCTATACCGATGCACTTCAAAACATGACTAATTCTGAGTTTTATGACGCTCTAAACAACGGAACCAGTCATATGGTGCCCTATGTCAAAGGTAGTGCAAACCTGACATATCCAGTTGAAATGGATGCACAATTAAGAAAAGCCTACTATCATGCATGGCATGGCTTCTATGCTAATTTAGATGTCGGAAACATATATGGTGGTATTATATGTGCATATTTTGTCGCTATCATGATTTCTGCAGGCATTCTTCATTACATGAATTACACTCCCTTTAAAACTGTTCTATTCAAGCAAAAGATTGTGAGATATGCAAGGGGATACCTCACTCTACCTACTATTGGGAGAAAACATGCGTCAGATTTCTCTTATCTTAAAATATTCACTGGCTATTTACCTACTAGATTTGAAGGTGTCATTATACTTGGATACCTTGTGCTTCATACCGTTTTTTTGGCATACGGTTATGAGTATGATCctgaaaatataatattcaTGTCTCGTAGAGTTCAAGTTGCCCGGTATGTGGCAGATAGAAGTGGTGTCCTTGCGTTCGCACACTTTCCATTAATAGTTCTTTTTGCAGGGAGAAACAACTTTCTCGAGTATATTTCTGGGATCAAGTATACCTCTTTCATTATGTTTCACAAATGGTTGGGAAGAATGATGTTTTTGGATGCTATGATTCATGGCGCTGCATATACCAGTTATACAGTGGCCTATAAAACTTGGGCGACAAGTAAGCATCGATTATATTGGCAATTCGGGGTAGCGGCGCTTTGCTTAGCCGCTAcaatggtttttttttcctttgcaGTATTCAGAAAGTATTTTTATgaagcttttctttttcttcatataGTCCTTGGTGCACTGTTCTTTTATGCATGCTGGGAGCATGTTGTTGGTTTAAGTGGTATTGAGTGGATCTACACTGCTATTGCGATTTGGATCGTTGACAGGCTTATTCGACTTTTTAAAGTGTCACATTTTGGTTTCCCCAAGGCATCCTTGCAACTATTCGGGGATGATTTAATTAGGCTAACAGTTAAAAAACCGGCAAGACTATGGAGGGCCAAGCCTGGGCAGTATGTTTTCGTTTCGTTTTTACATCCACTATATTTCTGGCAGTCACATCCATTTACTGTTTTGGATTCAGTCACCAAAAGTGGTGAACTGGTTATTATTCTAAAGGAGAAAAAGGGAGTAACAAGACTTGTTAAAAAGTATGTGTGTTGCAATGAAGGTAAGGCGTCGATGAGACTTGCTGTAGAAGGACCATACGGTTCTTCGTCCCCTGTTAATCATTATGATAATGTATTGTTACTTACTGGAGGTACCGGTTTGCCTGGACCTATTGCACATGCGATTAAACTTGGTAAAACCTCAGCGGCAGCTGGAAAACAATCTGTAAAATTAGTAATTGCGGTTAGAGGGTTCGACGTACTCGAGGCTTACAAACAAGAGCTAATATGTCTAAAGGATCTGAATGTACAACTTCACATCTACAACACAATGCAAGTTCCACTATTAACTTCTAATGATAGTTTGGATATTACCCAACAGGATGAGAAAGCTGATGAAAAAGGCATTGTTGTGGCAACTACTTTAGAAAAATCACCTAACCcgtttgaatttgatggtGCTGTTTTCCATCATGGGAGACCAAATGTTAAGGAACTTCTGCATGAAGCGGCTGAGCTTAGTGGTTCATTATCTGTGGTTTGTTGTGGACCTCCTGTTCTTGTTGACAAAGTGAGGAACGAAACAGCAAAAATcgttttggaaaaatcttcaaaagcAATTGAATACTTTGAGGAGTATCAATGTTGGTGA